One Pseudomonadota bacterium DNA window includes the following coding sequences:
- the mtnA gene encoding S-methyl-5-thioribose-1-phosphate isomerase, with protein MKPFQTINWFKAGDFLRLLDQRRLPHKKIYLDCSKLEQVCEAIETLAVRGAPAIGVASAYGVVVGVQEIINQNRRLGQDEFEAILRRLAATRPTAVNLFWALARMRKIGRNYLAAAPSDLNGLKERLLEEAAMIYAEDEQAHRRLGEIGAALIPDGARVLTHCNAGALACAAYGTALGVLRTAWTAGKRFQVYADETRPLLQGSRLTAWELQQDGIPVTLICDNMAAHCMRQGRIDLVIVGADRIAANGDTANKIGTYGVSLAAKAHNLPFYIAAPTTTIDFSLADGSRIPIEERDPDEVRRCGGKRMAPAGVAVYNPAFDITPASLITAIITERGLVTPDRLADLQSSS; from the coding sequence ATGAAACCTTTCCAGACCATTAACTGGTTCAAGGCAGGTGATTTCCTGCGCCTGCTCGATCAACGGCGACTACCGCATAAAAAAATCTATCTTGATTGCAGCAAACTTGAACAGGTCTGCGAGGCAATTGAAACCCTGGCCGTGCGGGGAGCGCCGGCAATCGGGGTCGCCAGCGCCTATGGCGTCGTCGTTGGCGTACAGGAAATAATCAACCAGAATCGAAGGTTAGGGCAAGATGAATTTGAAGCCATTCTGAGGCGGCTAGCCGCGACCCGGCCGACCGCGGTCAACCTCTTCTGGGCTTTGGCACGCATGAGGAAAATCGGCCGGAACTATCTGGCCGCGGCCCCTTCAGACCTCAACGGCCTGAAGGAACGCCTCCTCGAGGAAGCCGCAATGATTTATGCCGAGGACGAGCAGGCCCACCGCCGCCTGGGTGAAATCGGAGCCGCTCTGATTCCGGATGGGGCACGGGTTCTGACGCACTGCAATGCCGGAGCGCTGGCCTGCGCCGCCTACGGCACCGCCCTGGGAGTGTTACGTACGGCCTGGACTGCCGGGAAAAGATTTCAGGTCTACGCCGATGAAACCCGGCCGCTCCTGCAAGGCTCCCGCCTGACGGCCTGGGAATTACAGCAAGACGGCATTCCGGTTACGCTGATTTGCGACAACATGGCAGCCCACTGCATGCGCCAGGGAAGAATCGATCTGGTCATCGTTGGCGCCGATCGCATCGCCGCCAACGGCGATACCGCCAACAAGATCGGCACTTACGGGGTCTCCCTGGCGGCGAAAGCTCACAACCTGCCTTTTTATATAGCGGCCCCGACCACCACCATAGATTTTTCCCTGGCTGACGGCAGCCGGATTCCGATCGAAGAACGCGACCCCGACGAAGTCCGCCGTTGCGGTGGAAAAAGAATGGCACCGGCCGGCGTCGCGGTTTACAACCCCGCTTTTGACATCACCCCGGCGAGCTTGATTACGGCGATTATCACTGAACGCGGCCTCGTCACCCCCGACCGGCTCGCGGATTTGCAATCGTCTTCCTAA
- the gatC gene encoding Asp-tRNA(Asn)/Glu-tRNA(Gln) amidotransferase subunit GatC, translating to MSPEKIDLGTVKHVATLARIEMDESEMLRYGAQLNAILGYVEKLQELDTSTVPAMAHVSATATPLREDVLREGLGERILNHAPAREDNFFAVPQVIE from the coding sequence ATGTCCCCTGAAAAAATCGATCTAGGTACGGTCAAACACGTTGCCACTCTCGCCCGCATTGAGATGGATGAAAGTGAAATGCTAAGATATGGCGCCCAACTGAACGCCATTCTGGGCTATGTCGAAAAGCTCCAGGAACTGGACACCTCCACGGTTCCGGCCATGGCCCATGTATCGGCCACGGCCACCCCGCTGCGCGAGGATGTCCTACGAGAGGGACTGGGCGAAAGGATCTTGAACCATGCCCCGGCCCGGGAAGATAACTTCTTTGCCGTTCCCCAAGTCATTGAGTAA